From the Hevea brasiliensis isolate MT/VB/25A 57/8 chromosome 15, ASM3005281v1, whole genome shotgun sequence genome, one window contains:
- the LOC110657335 gene encoding methanol O-anthraniloyltransferase-like, with translation MASPPSSSPTFSVRRCQPELITPAKPTPHELKKLSDIDDQEGLRFQISFIMFYCSIPSVEEKDPVGIIREALGKALVFYYPYAGRIIQGPNRKLMVDCNGEGILFIEADADITIEQLGDSIQPPCPCIEELLYDVPGSAGILGCPLLLIQVTRLACGGFIFAIRTNHTISDSFGLAKFLNATAEFAKGATKPSLFPVWQRELLFARNPPRVTCVHHEYEDTNNNTRNYSMLPANMKIVNLTLTEMRHSVESVNVRKANNTVITLDQPNMVHSSFLFGPKETRSLRKHLPPHLRNCTNFEMIAACMWKCRILAFELDPTEVVRLSCIMNVGIGKQGLQMPRGYYGNSFVFPAVVSSAQFLCKNPLGYAVELVRKCKKQMNEEYVRSVTDLMVIQGRPNFVTRWNFLVVDTSRSGLADIDFGWGKPIYGGPIGGFPYISTFARFRKRNGEDGIVVPIWLPKPVMERFKHEILKMTQESTGSLDDTLKTRIASKL, from the exons ATGGCATCACCACCCTCTTCATCTCCGACATTCTCAGTGCGGCGTTGCCAGCCTGAACTGATTACGCCGGCGAAGCCAACACCTCATGAACTAAAGAAACTTTCAGACATAGATGATCAAGAAGGGCTgcgttttcaaatttcatttataATGTTTTATTGTAGTATTCCATCCGTGGAAGAAAAGGACCCTGTGGGTATCATCAGAGAAGCACTAGGGAAAGCACTGGTGTTTTACTACCCATATGCAGGTAGGATTATACAAGGTCCTAACAGGAAACTAATGGTCGATTGCAATGGGGAAGGGATCTTGTTCATTGAAGCTGATGCTGATATAACAATTGAACAGCTTGGGGACTCAATACAGCCTCCTTGTCCTTGCATTGAAGAACTTCTATATGACGTTCCTGGCTCTGCTGGTATCCTTGGTTGCCCTTTGCTGTTAATTCAG GTGACCCGTTTGGCATGTGGAGGATTTATATTTGCAATACGCACGAACCACACCATAAGTGACTCATTTGGATTGGCTAAATTCTTGAATGCAACTGCTGAATTCGCAAAAGGAGCAACAAAACCTTCCCTATTCCCTGTTTGGCAAAGAGAACTCTTATTTGCTCGAAACCCACCTCGAGTAACATGTGTGCATCACGAATATGAGGATACTAacaataataccagaaattattCTATGCTTCCGGCAAACATGAAAATTGTGAATCTCACACTTACAGAAATGCGGCATTCAGTTGAAAGTGTGAACGTGAGAAAGGCCAACAACACAGTAATAACTTTGGACCAGCCAAACATGGTTCATAGTTCTTTCCTTTTTGGCCCTAAAGAGACGAGATCATTGAGGAAGCATCTTCCTCCCCACCTTCGAAACTGCACAAATTTTGAAATGATCGCTGCATGTATGTGGAAATGTAGGATACTTGCATTTGAACTTGATCCCACTGAGGTTGTTCGCCTATCATGTATTATGAACGTAGGTATTGGCAAGCAAGGTTTGCAGATGCCTCGTGGATACTATGGCAATTCATTTGTTTTCCCTGCAGTGGTTTCAAGTGCTCAATTCTTGTGTAAAAATCCATTAGGGTATGCAGTTGAGCTGGTGAGGAAATGCAAGAAACAAATGAATGAAGAGTACGTAAGGTCAGTGACAGACCTTATGGTGATTCAGGGACGACCAAACTTTGTTACTCGTTGGAACTTCCTCGTTGTTGATACAAGTCGTTCTGGGCTTGCAGATATTGATTTTGGATGGGGAAAGCCAATCTATGGAGGTCCTATTGGTGGCTTTCCTTATATAAGTACTTTTGCAAGATTCAGAAAAAGAAATGGGGAGGATGGGATTGTAGTTCCAATATGGTTGCCCAAACCAGTCATGGAAAGATTTAAACATGAGATCCTGAAAATGACTCAAGAATCCACAGGAAGTTTGGATGATACCTTGAAGACAAGAATTGCATCCAAGCTTTAA